In the Elstera cyanobacteriorum genome, one interval contains:
- a CDS encoding DUF2497 domain-containing protein, which produces MSDPKPHQEPSMEEILASIRRIISEDGESGQDAAADDAEAPAAGTMSADVFTLTQRADMDEDEDDLEVARSLGMEAAETPKPTFSMDFDDVPTPSAKDDDAPVAVAPMFDSGKKAASMSFDDDALMSPDTASAASRAFAKLQDMDEDESPAAAVMRASGGGNPTLDELVREALKPVLREWLDRNLPPMVETMVREEIQRLAATGRRR; this is translated from the coding sequence ATGAGCGACCCGAAACCCCATCAAGAACCGTCGATGGAGGAAATCCTCGCCTCCATCCGCCGTATCATATCGGAAGATGGGGAGAGTGGTCAGGATGCTGCGGCGGATGACGCCGAGGCTCCGGCTGCTGGAACGATGTCCGCCGATGTGTTCACCCTGACGCAGCGCGCTGACATGGATGAGGACGAAGACGATCTGGAAGTCGCGCGGAGTCTCGGTATGGAAGCTGCTGAAACCCCGAAGCCGACCTTCTCGATGGACTTCGACGATGTTCCAACACCCTCGGCCAAGGATGATGATGCCCCGGTGGCCGTGGCCCCGATGTTCGATAGCGGCAAAAAGGCAGCGAGCATGAGCTTTGATGACGATGCGCTGATGTCCCCCGATACGGCGAGCGCCGCCAGCCGCGCCTTCGCAAAATTGCAGGACATGGACGAGGATGAATCGCCGGCCGCCGCCGTCATGCGCGCGTCGGGTGGCGGCAATCCGACGCTCGATGAACTGGTGCGCGAGGCCCTGAAGCCGGTCTTGCGCGAATGGCTGGACCGCAACCTGCCGCCGATGGTGGAAACGATGGTCCGCGAGGAAATCCAACGCCTCGCCGCGACCGGTCGCCGCCGCTAA
- a CDS encoding M81 family metallopeptidase: protein MRIAIGGFQHETNSFAPSRATYQDFLTATGWPALTRGDALFDTVGSEMVPIAGFIREALKRRAALIPLLWTVTEPSGPVTADAFERISAQMINDLIAQGPVDAVFLDLHGAMVTESFPDGEGELLRRIRAVIGPAALLVGCLDLHANVTRLMVEQSDFLTAFRTYPHVDMLETGARTAARLLETRGWGGKALRASPYLIPITAQCSFAEPTAGLFRLLEQIEAETGADLSYCPGFPLSDSPETGPTILAYAKTQADADAAADRLFQALLDAEGAYAEAGLWTIADALDHTARQVQQGGQSGPIILADTQDNPGGGGSGDTTGLLREILARKLPGVTVGLFYDPAAVLTATAAGVGAVISVDLGGRGTPGDQPVPVTGKVLALGSGTFPGTGPMWEGGTLNLGPMALIEVEGTRIALGSARQQPSTQAIFTHLGITPQDCPVLVLKSSVHFRAAFQPIASEILVVVAPGLVTANPADLPYREIRDGVRLRPTPHEG, encoded by the coding sequence ATGCGCATTGCTATCGGCGGTTTCCAACACGAGACCAATAGCTTTGCCCCCAGCCGGGCCACCTATCAGGATTTCCTGACGGCGACCGGCTGGCCCGCGCTGACCCGTGGCGATGCGCTGTTCGACACCGTGGGCAGCGAGATGGTGCCGATTGCGGGCTTCATCCGCGAAGCGCTGAAGCGCCGGGCGGCGCTCATCCCGCTGCTGTGGACGGTCACAGAACCGTCCGGCCCGGTCACGGCCGACGCTTTCGAGCGAATTTCGGCGCAGATGATCAACGATCTGATCGCGCAAGGCCCGGTCGATGCCGTGTTCCTCGATCTGCACGGCGCGATGGTGACCGAGAGCTTTCCGGACGGCGAGGGCGAACTCCTGCGCCGCATCCGGGCGGTGATTGGGCCTGCGGCGCTGCTGGTTGGGTGCCTCGATCTACATGCCAATGTGACCCGCTTGATGGTGGAACAGTCGGATTTCCTGACCGCGTTCCGTACCTATCCCCACGTCGATATGCTGGAAACCGGTGCCCGCACGGCAGCCCGGTTATTGGAAACGCGCGGCTGGGGCGGTAAAGCGCTGCGGGCGTCGCCCTATCTGATCCCGATCACGGCGCAATGTAGTTTTGCCGAACCCACTGCAGGGCTGTTCCGATTGCTAGAACAGATCGAGGCCGAAACCGGGGCGGATTTATCCTATTGCCCCGGCTTCCCGCTCTCCGATTCGCCGGAAACCGGCCCGACGATCCTCGCTTACGCCAAAACGCAGGCCGACGCCGACGCGGCGGCGGATCGGCTGTTCCAAGCCTTACTCGACGCCGAGGGCGCCTATGCCGAGGCGGGCCTATGGACCATCGCCGACGCGCTCGATCACACGGCGCGGCAGGTGCAGCAGGGCGGGCAATCTGGCCCGATCATCCTGGCCGATACGCAGGATAATCCTGGTGGCGGCGGCTCGGGCGATACCACGGGTCTGCTGCGCGAGATTCTGGCGCGCAAGCTGCCGGGCGTCACCGTCGGCCTGTTTTACGATCCGGCGGCGGTGCTGACTGCGACGGCGGCAGGTGTGGGCGCGGTCATCTCGGTCGATCTCGGTGGGCGGGGCACGCCGGGCGATCAGCCCGTGCCGGTTACCGGGAAAGTTCTGGCCCTTGGCTCCGGCACGTTTCCGGGGACCGGACCGATGTGGGAGGGCGGCACGCTCAACCTCGGCCCGATGGCGTTGATCGAGGTTGAGGGCACGCGCATCGCGCTGGGGTCGGCCCGCCAGCAACCGTCCACCCAGGCGATTTTCACCCATCTTGGCATTACCCCCCAGGATTGCCCGGTGCTGGTGCTGAAAAGCTCGGTGCATTTCCGCGCCGCCTTTCAGCCGATTGCGTCCGAAATCCTGGTGGTTGTCGCGCCAGGACTCGTAACCGCCAATCCCGCCGATCTACCTTACAGAGAAATTCGCGACGGTGTCCGGCTAAGGCCGACACCGCATGAGGGGTAA
- a CDS encoding TolC family outer membrane protein, with product MLFSARRGFLFASLSAALLAGTMGAAPAMAQTLDQAFIQSYQTNPQLLSARARLRATDERLPQAQAGWRPQVSTNAAVGRLRTEQVSTRTNKETLTPKSYGLSVSQPLYRGGRTEAGTERAKNEIQAERQRLIGAEQQIFLDTATFYLNVIRDQAVVELNSNNELVLRQQLQAAQDRFRVGEVTRTDVSQAEARLASVIADKQAAEGQLRSSKASFARSTGLEPTNLTPPTVPQQLLPTTLAEARELAQSSNPAITAAQYDEGAAKLTVDEVRGELLPTVSLVGDISRRHNQQIGVDRTASASLTLQVQAPLYEGGSTYSRVRAAKQTAGQRKTDIDVQRRSAVEQATQAFEQMMSARARIESLAAQIRANEIALEGVRQEAVVGSRTTLDVLNAEQELLNARVSMVRSQRDEQVAAYTLLLSTGRLTARQLGLAVPLYDAEENFRAVDGKWLGTDIGQE from the coding sequence ATGCTGTTCTCTGCGCGTCGCGGTTTTCTGTTTGCTAGCCTGTCCGCCGCTTTATTGGCTGGAACGATGGGGGCCGCCCCCGCTATGGCGCAAACGCTGGATCAGGCGTTTATCCAGTCTTATCAGACCAATCCGCAGCTTCTGTCGGCCCGCGCCCGGTTGCGTGCGACCGACGAACGCCTGCCGCAGGCGCAGGCGGGCTGGCGCCCCCAGGTGTCGACCAATGCCGCCGTGGGGCGCTTGCGGACCGAACAGGTTTCGACCCGCACCAATAAGGAAACCCTAACGCCCAAGAGCTACGGCTTGTCGGTGTCGCAGCCGCTCTATCGCGGCGGCCGTACCGAAGCGGGGACCGAACGGGCGAAGAATGAAATCCAGGCCGAGCGCCAGCGCCTGATCGGTGCCGAGCAGCAGATTTTTCTCGATACGGCGACCTTCTACCTGAATGTTATCCGCGATCAGGCGGTGGTTGAGCTGAATTCTAACAACGAGTTGGTGCTTCGGCAGCAGCTTCAAGCGGCGCAAGACCGCTTCCGCGTTGGCGAAGTCACGCGTACCGACGTGAGCCAAGCCGAAGCCCGTCTGGCCAGCGTGATTGCCGATAAGCAGGCGGCAGAAGGCCAGCTTCGCTCCTCCAAGGCCAGCTTTGCACGCTCGACCGGGCTAGAGCCGACCAATCTGACGCCGCCGACCGTGCCGCAGCAACTGCTGCCGACGACCTTGGCCGAAGCTCGGGAACTGGCGCAGTCCAGCAATCCGGCGATTACTGCGGCGCAATATGACGAAGGCGCGGCCAAGCTGACGGTGGACGAAGTACGCGGCGAACTGCTGCCGACCGTCAGCCTGGTTGGGGATATCAGCCGTCGCCACAATCAGCAGATCGGCGTTGATCGGACCGCATCGGCCAGCCTAACTCTGCAAGTGCAGGCGCCACTTTACGAAGGCGGCAGCACCTATTCCCGCGTTCGTGCCGCCAAACAGACGGCAGGGCAGCGCAAGACCGATATCGACGTGCAGCGCCGCTCGGCGGTCGAACAGGCCACCCAGGCCTTCGAACAGATGATGTCGGCCCGGGCGCGTATCGAATCGCTGGCCGCGCAGATTCGCGCCAATGAAATCGCCCTTGAAGGCGTGCGTCAGGAAGCAGTGGTCGGGTCGCGCACGACGCTCGATGTATTGAACGCCGAACAAGAACTGCTGAACGCCCGCGTCAGCATGGTCCGCTCGCAGCGTGACGAGCAGGTGGCGGCCTATACGCTGCTGCTGTCCACCGGGCGTCTGACGGCGCGTCAATTAGGCTTGGCAGTCCCGCTGTATGACGCGGAAGAAAACTTCCGCGCGGTCGACGGGAAGTGGCTTGGTACCGATATCGGCCAGGAATAA
- a CDS encoding valine--tRNA ligase — protein MLEKTYTPADLESRFYPMWEQSGGFAATGNGNQTPYTIMMPPPNVTGSLHMGHALTFTLQDILIRYHRARGFDALWQPGTDHAGIATQMVVERKLEAEGKRRVEMGRDAFIAKVWDWKEESGGTIVHQLRRLGASADWARERFTMDEGMSAAVRKVFVDLYRDGLIYRDKRLVNWDPKLHTAISDLEVEPKEVKGNLWHLQYPIEGTDQFITVATTRPETMFGDTGVAVHPEDERYKDFIGKYVVLPLVGRRIPIVADEYSDPEKGTGAVKLTPAHDFNDFEVGRRHALALINIFDRDARLNDNAPEAYRGMDRFEARKKLVQEFEELGVLVKVEPHTHMVPHGDRSGVVIEPWLTDQWYCDAVTLAKPALEAVETGRTKFVPEQWTNTYYQWMRNIQPWCISRQLWWGHQIPAWYGPDGKIFVAETEAEAQAEADAHYGTATALTRDTDVLDTWFSSALFPFSTLGWPEKTADLARYYPGDVLVTGFDIIFFWVARMMMMGMHFMGDVPFRTVYIHALVRDEKGQKMSKSKGNVIDPLDLIDKYGCDALRFTLAAMAAPGRDVKMSTQRVEGYRNFATKLWNATRFAEMNGCARVADFDPAAAKGTVNRWIIGELAGLRAKLDEAIAAYRFNDAANLLYSTAWGSFCDWYVEFTKPILTGEDAALIAETKATTAWALEQIARLLHPFMPFLTEALWEHLSGGSGEKLLVARWPDLPQSLIDPAAAAEMTWVIGLISQIRGLRAEMNVPPGTELAALFTDLSGETARWAETHKPVIQRLARVAGLGNGTATATSVQVVEGQATLALDLAGAIDPAAERARLTKEKGKAEQEAGKIEKKLGNADFIAKADPAVIEENRERLADAQALIARLDTALARLAAL, from the coding sequence ATGCTCGAAAAAACCTATACGCCCGCCGATCTCGAAAGCCGTTTCTATCCGATGTGGGAGCAAAGCGGCGGGTTTGCGGCAACGGGGAACGGGAACCAGACGCCCTATACCATCATGATGCCGCCGCCGAACGTAACCGGCAGCCTGCATATGGGCCACGCGCTGACCTTCACCTTGCAGGATATTCTGATCCGCTACCACCGGGCGCGCGGCTTTGATGCGCTGTGGCAACCGGGCACCGATCACGCCGGGATTGCGACGCAGATGGTGGTCGAACGGAAGCTGGAAGCCGAGGGCAAGCGCCGGGTAGAGATGGGGCGTGACGCTTTCATCGCGAAGGTCTGGGACTGGAAGGAAGAATCGGGCGGCACCATCGTCCATCAACTGCGCCGTCTTGGGGCGTCCGCCGACTGGGCGCGCGAACGGTTTACGATGGACGAGGGCATGTCGGCCGCCGTCCGCAAGGTCTTCGTTGATCTTTACCGCGACGGGCTGATCTACCGCGATAAGCGCCTGGTGAACTGGGACCCGAAGCTGCATACGGCCATCTCGGACCTTGAAGTCGAACCCAAGGAAGTGAAGGGCAATCTCTGGCACCTTCAGTATCCGATTGAGGGGACGGATCAATTTATCACGGTCGCGACGACGCGCCCGGAAACCATGTTCGGCGATACCGGTGTGGCGGTGCATCCCGAGGATGAGCGCTATAAGGATTTTATCGGCAAGTATGTCGTCCTGCCGCTGGTCGGGCGCCGCATTCCGATCGTGGCCGATGAGTATTCCGATCCGGAAAAGGGCACCGGCGCGGTCAAGCTGACCCCGGCCCATGATTTCAATGATTTCGAGGTTGGTCGGCGCCATGCGCTGGCCTTAATCAATATCTTCGACCGCGATGCGCGGCTGAATGATAACGCGCCGGAAGCCTATCGCGGCATGGACCGGTTCGAAGCCCGTAAGAAACTGGTGCAAGAGTTTGAAGAGTTGGGTGTTTTGGTCAAAGTGGAACCGCACACTCATATGGTGCCGCACGGTGACCGCTCGGGTGTGGTCATCGAACCCTGGCTGACCGACCAATGGTATTGCGACGCCGTGACCCTGGCGAAACCCGCCCTAGAAGCCGTTGAAACTGGCCGCACCAAATTCGTGCCGGAGCAATGGACGAATACCTATTACCAATGGATGCGGAACATCCAGCCCTGGTGTATCTCGCGCCAACTCTGGTGGGGGCATCAGATTCCGGCTTGGTACGGCCCGGACGGTAAGATTTTCGTTGCGGAAACCGAAGCGGAAGCCCAAGCCGAAGCCGATGCTCATTACGGGACCGCAACGGCCTTAACCCGCGATACCGACGTGCTGGATACCTGGTTCAGCTCGGCGCTTTTCCCGTTTTCCACCCTCGGTTGGCCGGAGAAGACGGCCGATTTAGCGCGCTATTACCCCGGCGACGTGCTGGTGACGGGGTTTGACATCATCTTCTTTTGGGTTGCCCGCATGATGATGATGGGCATGCACTTTATGGGCGATGTGCCCTTCCGCACGGTCTATATTCACGCGCTGGTCCGCGACGAAAAGGGCCAGAAAATGTCGAAGTCGAAGGGCAATGTCATCGACCCGCTCGACCTGATCGACAAATACGGCTGCGATGCCCTGCGCTTCACCCTGGCGGCGATGGCGGCGCCGGGGCGCGACGTGAAGATGTCCACGCAGCGCGTTGAAGGTTATCGCAATTTCGCGACGAAGCTGTGGAACGCCACGCGCTTTGCCGAGATGAACGGCTGCGCCCGCGTGGCGGATTTCGATCCGGCGGCAGCGAAGGGCACGGTTAACCGCTGGATCATCGGTGAGCTTGCCGGGCTGCGCGCGAAGCTGGACGAGGCGATTGCCGCTTATCGCTTCAACGATGCCGCGAACCTGCTCTATTCCACCGCTTGGGGCAGCTTCTGCGACTGGTACGTCGAGTTTACCAAGCCGATTTTGACCGGCGAGGACGCGGCGTTGATCGCCGAAACTAAGGCAACGACGGCGTGGGCACTGGAACAGATCGCCCGCCTGCTGCATCCCTTTATGCCCTTCCTGACCGAAGCGCTGTGGGAGCATCTGTCCGGCGGCAGCGGCGAAAAGCTGCTGGTCGCTCGCTGGCCCGACCTGCCGCAAAGCTTAATCGATCCGGCTGCCGCAGCGGAAATGACCTGGGTGATCGGTCTCATTTCGCAAATCCGGGGTCTGCGGGCGGAAATGAACGTGCCACCGGGGACCGAGCTTGCGGCCCTCTTCACCGATTTGTCGGGCGAAACTGCGCGCTGGGCGGAAACCCATAAGCCGGTGATCCAGCGACTCGCCCGCGTCGCCGGTCTTGGCAACGGGACGGCGACCGCGACCTCGGTGCAGGTTGTCGAAGGTCAGGCCACCCTCGCGCTTGATCTGGCGGGGGCCATCGACCCCGCCGCCGAACGCGCCCGCTTGACCAAGGAAAAAGGCAAGGCGGAGCAGGAGGCTGGGAAGATCGAGAAGAAACTCGGCAATGCCGATTTCATCGCCAAGGCCGATCCCGCCGTCATCGAAGAAAACCGGGAACGGTTGGCAGACGCTCAAGCACTGATCGCCCGGCTCGATACTGCGCTCGCCCGGTTGGCAGCGCTGTAA
- a CDS encoding rhodanese-like domain-containing protein has protein sequence MTALPLQIDVATLAAWLDAGDEVTVIDVREAWEANLVALPSSRLIPLGTLPTQVDAVPRVGVVALLCHHGGRSLQATRFLRELGYDNAVNVAGGIDRWAIEIDPSLPRY, from the coding sequence ATGACCGCGCTTCCCCTCCAGATCGACGTCGCAACCCTGGCGGCTTGGCTGGACGCCGGGGACGAAGTGACCGTGATCGACGTGCGCGAGGCGTGGGAGGCTAATTTGGTGGCGCTGCCATCCTCTCGCCTTATTCCACTCGGCACCTTGCCAACGCAGGTTGATGCCGTGCCGCGCGTAGGAGTGGTGGCGCTTCTCTGCCATCACGGTGGTCGCTCTTTACAGGCGACCCGTTTTCTGCGGGAATTAGGGTACGATAACGCGGTTAATGTTGCGGGCGGGATTGATCGGTGGGCCATTGAGATTGACCCGAGCCTTCCGCGCTACTAA
- a CDS encoding protein-L-isoaspartate O-methyltransferase family protein encodes MDYAAARANMIECQVRTNKVIDPSVIAALGTVPREAFVPEALRPVAYIDEDLTVAPGRYLLEPMIIGRLLQSADVKKTDRALDFATGTGYGAALLTHLAGSVTAVDSRASLLDLARRALASANVPVTFVEAPLDGVLSQTEGLASGGFDVILVSGAVPQVPAALLDLLAEGGRLVAVEKSEVAGGGVQPMGKAVLYVKQGGVVAPRILFDSATPLLPEFAPKPQFVF; translated from the coding sequence ATGGATTACGCAGCCGCTCGCGCAAACATGATCGAATGCCAAGTGCGCACCAATAAGGTGATCGACCCGTCTGTGATCGCTGCCCTGGGCACCGTGCCGCGCGAAGCTTTCGTGCCGGAAGCGCTGCGCCCGGTCGCCTATATCGACGAAGATCTGACCGTCGCGCCGGGCCGCTATCTGCTGGAGCCGATGATCATCGGGCGGCTGCTGCAGTCCGCCGATGTGAAGAAAACGGATCGGGCACTCGATTTTGCCACGGGCACCGGCTATGGCGCGGCCTTGCTGACCCATCTCGCGGGATCGGTCACGGCGGTCGATAGCCGCGCCAGTCTGCTGGATCTCGCGCGCCGGGCCCTGGCCTCGGCGAACGTGCCGGTGACTTTTGTCGAAGCGCCGCTGGATGGGGTGCTCTCGCAGACCGAAGGGCTGGCATCGGGCGGTTTCGATGTCATTCTCGTATCGGGCGCCGTGCCGCAGGTTCCGGCGGCGTTGCTTGATCTGTTGGCCGAGGGGGGCCGTTTGGTTGCGGTCGAAAAGTCGGAAGTCGCTGGGGGCGGGGTACAGCCGATGGGCAAGGCCGTGCTCTACGTGAAGCAGGGGGGCGTTGTTGCGCCGCGCATCCTGTTCGACTCCGCAACCCCGCTGCTGCCCGAGTTTGCCCCAAAGCCGCAGTTCGTCTTCTGA